TTTCCTGAGGAAAATCTATAATAATTGCATCATCACTCGAATTTCTCAACTTCTGTTCGTAGCGGTATTGGACATAAAATTCGAGTTTTCTTCTTAAGATATAGGAAAGTTTTACAAAATATTCTCTTCCGCTACCCGGACCATCTCTTCTGAATGAAGCCCAGGGATTTTGCCAAAAATCTATGTAAGTACTGATAACCGTATTTTTGAAAGGTCTGATCTCCATACCGAGATAAATTCCTTTTTCGTTGATCGGCAGCGTAGATTCACCAAAGGCATTGGCATTCAAAACCTGATAATCGGGGTGATAATTTCTATACACCACTGCAATATCTATTTTCCTGTCGAGCCCCAACAAAAGTCCGTGTAGATTTGCCAATCCTCCATTTCCACTCATCGCTGACTCACCGTAAAATGTAAAATTGCGGTATCTGTAACTATAGTCAATACTGGCATTCAGCAGATTTTGTCCTGCAAATAAAAATCGGGTGTACAATGCTTCATCTCTCTGGAAAGCTTTGTCAAATCCTGTATAAAGGACATTACCTGAAACTTTTAAATTCCCAAAAGTTGACTGTAGTTTCCCTCCAAAATCATATTGATTAATTGTGTTTTTGCGACCAATTTCCGATAATGTACGATGAAATCCATCCTGCGGTAATGAAGTAAACCTTTCAAAATCAGAGTTGTCAAGAGTGTCTCCGGTTACTCTGCCGTTCACAGCACGATAGGATCCGAAAAATCCCATTTCCAGATTTTTGTTCAGTCTTAATGTAGCAGCTCCTCCTCTGAAATAATTAGCCTCATTGACAGAACTGTAAGGCCGAATCATTCTGCCACCCCTTTTGACATTTAATACAAAAGATGATTTCCCCCCACCAAAGTCATTATGCATAATCAGTCCCTGACCCAGACTGATACTGTAATCACCCAATGAAACTTCCTTAACCGTGTTATTAATATTCCTGGCATTGATAAAAAAGGAGTAAAAATCAAAACCAGTTTTGTTGATCCCACGGAAAAACTGCTCACCCGGATCTTTTTCCATCGTAAATCCGGCTCTGAATAACTGGCCAAATTCATATCGGTAACGGACATACAGGTGATTTGGATCTCCCAGATAAGGACTAATTCCGTCACTATTAGGGATATACCCACGTCTGGTTTCAAGTACCCGTTTAGCTTTCAGGAATAAAGTAGAATTTCCGTTCGACAATGCATCTTTAAAATTCAGGTTAAAACTCACTCCGGATGTACCAATTGTAAGAAATGGTAATACACTCCTGATGGTAATCATATCCCATGAAGGAATAGCCTGCAATTCATATATGCTGAGAAAATCACCAAAAGTATTTCTGTAGTTTATAAAATTTCCAATCTGAATTTCATTTAAAATAATGAGTTCCCGCAGATCCTGATCCCTGACTCTGTTGATGTCTAACGGGTGTTCATAAAAATAATTCAAATTTTCAAGGATGGTATTGAAGTCAAAATCTTCCGCTTCAATAGTTTCAAGATAATCTTCTATAATATTGGCGATCAAATTATTAGATTGGGCATCTGCAGGAGCTTGTCCCTTTGAATAAAAAGCCTGAAATAACAGTAATATGAAAATAAACCGCTTCAATATCCGATATTTTGTGAATAATGCAGAACAAAGAAATGATAATTGCAGGAATTTATTCCACTTTTCAGAATAGTTTTTGAATAACAAATTAGTAATTGCGGAAAAAAGATTAATTATCATATTTTTACAATACTATAAATATACTACACATGGCCTATTATAAAAGGTTCAGCTATATTCTCATGCCAAACGTTTAGGTAGAATGCAAAAAAGCGTGGCCGTTGCGGTACGCGGAGCGATTTAGCGGAACTAGACTTTTCCTGCCCGCATCGGAGCAGGCGGGTTGTTTACTTTTTTTCTGCGATGCATTCCAAAGGAATATGGACGGATATGAAAAAAAGTATAACTGAACGATCCTGAAAGGTGATGCATGACAATGCATCAAGTGAAGACACCCGAACAGGGATGGGAAGGGCGGCTTGAGCGTCAAAGCCAATCAGTCGTGAAAAGTTAGAATTTTAGATCAAAGCAAATTTCAACTTTGACTTTGACAAATCATGAGTTAAGGTAAATCTGTTCAAAATGTTTTATACAATCATAGGATTATTCAATGAGAGAGTACTTAAAATACTTTAAAGACTCAATTTCATCTTAATATCACACCTCAATGACTTATTAATCCCTGACTCTTCTTTAAACCCAAATGCTTTGTATAATTTCAGTGCATCTCTCAGCACACTTGCTGACTCAAGTTCTACTTTTGAAAATCCCTTTGACTTCGCCTGAGCTATCAAAAAAGTGAGCATCCACTTCCCCAAACCAAGTTTCTGAACGGATTTATCTAAATACATTTTCCTAATTTCAGCAGCTTCTGAATCAATTCCTGCCAATGCAAAACTACCCAAAACAACATTTTCAGCATTCACTATAACACCAAAAAAATCATTCTGATAATATGTTTCGATATCATATAAATCTTTATCCGTTTTATCCGGATCCGGCTCTAAACCATGGCGTCTCAGTTCGGTAAAAATGATTTCCCTTATTCTTGAACCATCTTCATTTACGGCACTTCGATAAAAATAATTATCAATTCCTGTATTGAACATTATTGAGTCAATTTGAAAAAAATAGAATACTAAATCCAAGTAAAAGTAATTCAATTGTTATAAATTTTTACTTTTATAGCTTAATTATATTTGTATGCTGTCCTTGAAACAACCATATTTTTATATATCAGCTATTTTGTTGCTTGTTTTTTCGTTCACTTCATTACGTGCACAGTCCGGATTTACTTCTTCCGGCGGTGCCAATTTTATAGGATTTGGGCGAGCAGGTACAAATTTAACCGGAATTGCTGCCATGTATAACAATCAGGCGGGACTTACAGATATCCAGGGATTTGCAGCAGATCTGAGTATCGAGAGACGTTTTAATCTGGATGAACTTACATTAACATCTTTAGCAGTTGCAAAAAGTTTTAGTTTCGGAACTATCGGACTGATGGCTTCCCATTTCGGATTTGAGGAATACAGCGAACAAAAATTCGGACTTGCATATGCAAGAAAACTCACTGAGAAATTTTCGCTGGGCGGACAGTTTGATATGCTCAGAATCAATATTAATCAATACGGGAGCAGCAATTATCTAACTTTTGAGATCGGGGTTAATTATGTGATAAATAATGAATTTCGTGTAGCTACTCATATCTTCAGTCCGGGTGGTATCGCGCTTGCTGAAAACTCAGTTTTGGGAAGCAGGTTTAGAATGGGTGTAAAATATCAGCCATCAGCAAAAGTATTTTTATTGCTCGAAGGCGATAAACTAATAGACAGAGCAGTCACTGAATTTAAAATGGGACTCTCTTATCAAATGGCTAAACAAATAGAATTGAGACTCGGTGCCAATCTTTCTGCATCGGCATTTTCTTTTGGGGTCGCCGTAAATCTTGCTAACAAATACAAAATAGCAACTGCATACAGTTTGCAAAATATTTTGGGAAATACTCCTGCGTTGTCATTGCAATACCAAAATGATTAAGCATTGACTGAGAATATGAATTCCATTACAGCTGAAAAGCCCAAATTATTGATGATCACTTCCAGATTTCCCTATCCATTGGAGAAAGGTGATAAATTGCGTGCTTTCCATCAGATAAGAACCTTACGAAATCATTTTGATATTTATCTGGTGAGCATTACGGATTATTCGGTTCATAAAAATGAACTGGAAGTTATTAGACCATTTGTAAAAGAACTTCATATTGTCAGAATCACGCCGATCCAAAGATTGAAGTCCTTAATAAGGAGCATTTTAAGTGATTTACCATTTCAGATATCTTACTTTTACAGTAAAGATATTCATGAATATATTGAATCTTTGGTGGAATCCAAAAAACCGGATCACATTTATTGCCAATTGGCGAGAATGGCAGAATACATCAAAGACATTCCGGTTTCCAAGACATTGGATTATATGGATGCATTTGGAATCGGGATGCAAAGAAGGTCCAATGTTGTAAAATTTCCCTATTCTATTCTTTACAGAAAAGAAGCGTTGAGAATGGTGAAATATGAAAAAACTATTTTCAATTCTTTTAATAATCACACGATCATTTCAAATCAGGACAAAATCCAATTGGAATTTTCCGGTTCCCGGAGCATTCATGTTGTCCCCAATGGAATAGATACTGACTTTTTTGAAATGAGTACGTATGAGAAAAAATACGACATCTCGTTTATAGGCAATATGGGATACCTTCCCAATATAGAAGCAGCAGAATATCTGGTGCAAAAGATATTACCACTTTTACATGCAGACACCAAAGTACTGATCGCAGGTGCAAGACCGGATAAACGTATCAAAAAGCTGGCATCATCCCAGGTTACAATAAAAGGTTGGTCTAATGATATCCGTCAGGCTTATGGAGAATCAAAAGTATTTGTTGCCCCATTGTGGTCAGGGACAGGACAGCAAAACAAGATTCTGGAAGCGATGTCCATGGGTATTCCCTGTATTACAACTTCTTTGGTCAACAATGCCATTCTGGCAAAGGAAAATAGTGAAATATTGATAGCGGATGATGAAAAAACATTTGCAGAAAAGATAGTTTTTTTATTGAATAATGCCCATCTTCAACAACAAATCAGTAACGCAGGCAGAGACTTTGTTAAACAAAATTACAGCTGGGAACATTATAGTCAATTATTATGTACTATTTTTGCGTCATCAAAGTAAATTAATTAAAAGTGTACATGCTTACAGAAGTTAATGAATTACAGTCAACAAGACTAAACACAATAGAAGAAGCTATAGAAGATATTCGAAATGGTAAACTCCTGATCGTGGTAGATGATGAAGACAGAGAAAATGAAGGAGACTTTATCTGCGCCGCTGAAAAGGTGACCCCTGAATTGATAAACTTTATGTCAAAATATGGCAGAGGTCTGATTTGCACACCTATTGAAGAAGAGCGGGCAAAAGAACTCGATCTGGACCTGATGGTAAAGTCGAACACCGCACTTCATAATACTGCTTTTACGGTTTCAATTGATCTGGTCGGACACGGATGTACGACGGGTATTTCTGCTTATGACAGATCTACCGGAATAAAAGCACTGATAAATACGGAGATCAAAGCAACTGACTTTGCCAGACCAGGTCATATATTTCCTTTAATTGCGAAATCAGGTGGTGTTTTGAGACGCACAGGACATACAGAAGCTGCGGTAGATCTTGCAAGACTTGCAGGCTTTTTCCCTGCGGGCGTATTGGTGGAGATACTGAATGAAGATGGTTCGATGGCAAGGTTGCCGCAATTAATGGAGTTGAGTCAAAAATTAGATATAAAAATTATTACGATCAAGGATTTGGTTGCTTTCAGGATGCAACGGGAAAGTCTGATCAAAAAGGAAATGGAAACGATAATAGAAACAGCCTACGGAAATTTTAAGGTTGTAGCATTCAGGCAAATTGATACTGGGGATATCCATCTTGCCTTTTGTTCCGGAAACAACTATACCGGAAAGCCTACGCTGGTAAGAGTACATTCCAGTACAGAGACCGGAGATATTATCGGAATGTTATTTGACGGATATGCCGAACAATTGACCAATTCACTTCGTATGATTGCAAAAGAACAAAATGGTGTTTTATTGTTTATGCGGCACAGCGAGAAATATGACGCTATTCTGGAAAAGTTAAAAACATTAGACAATGACCCGACCAATAATCCGGTATCAAGTAATGAACAAAGAGATTTCGGAGTTGGTGCTCAAATACTGCATGAATTGGGAGTGGATAAGATTCGTTTGATTTCCAATCACAAAAAGAAAAGAATTGGCCTTGTCGGATATGGACTCGAAATTGTAGAAAACATATTTCTGTCCTGATATTTCAGATATTTATTCTTTGACAAACCAAAGTTGAAATCCACTTTGGTAGTGATTATTTTCGTTCGGATTTGCCCCAAAAGAAATCTAATCAAATCTACTGGCCGCCATAGTTTAGCTCCATCCAAAGTTTTTCATTGTTTTGGTTCATCAGGTTCTTATATTGATTCAATTTTTCCCTATTTATACTTGTTATCTTCATTTTAGTAAATAAGTCCTCAGAAAGTTTCAAGGCTTCTGTTTTGCATGTTGCGGATGGTGGAATCTGAAGTAAAAGGTTAACTGCCCGATTCATTTGATATTCAACTCCTGAGTTAATTAATATTTGTGCTTCGTACAATGACTTTTCGCAGACTTGTTTATCATACTTCTCTTTCAATTCTTTTCTAAGTGCTAAAAGTTCTGGGTTTGGACTTTCTAATGTAGCTTCCAGTTTATAAGTCATTTGCATAGCCTGCTGTATATCTTTTAAGATTTCTATTTCACGTATTTTTGTGATTAGATTAGGTATGTTACTCATGAACTCTCCAAAATATTCATTAAGTAATGTACTTATACTACTTATCATCTTTTGGTCTTTTATAAACTGTCTGATAACTTCTCCATCCAATTCATTTTCATTCTTACCCGCAACTTCAATACTAAATTTTAAAATTGTATCTCTCATTGTAATCACATTCCTGATTTTTAAAGAAAGTATGGATATACCTACTTTTTTTGTATCCATCCCCTCTATAGTTTTTAAACCTGTGTGTTTTAAACCGGGTTGAATTACAATTATTGAACTGTGGTTAAATGTTATATTTTGCAGATTAGTCTCCAATATAGACTTCAGATTATTGAAGGCATAGTAGGAAATCTTTTGACCATCATATTCCAATGCAATAACTTTGGTATTTTGGGCACCCACAAACTTTAATGTTGCAAACAGAAAAAACAAGATGATTACAGTGATTTTATTCATTATACTCAATTTTATAAATCTGATTATTAATTTGATGGACTAATAGTGAATACAAGATTATTCCCCTGAATCACACTTTTTCCGTCAACACCCTTTGTCTTTAAAAATTTTCTTAGTTCTGAAGCAAACTTTGATACCCGAAAATTTTTTCCGCTTTCATCAAACATGGGCACTTTAAGTAAATCGAATTTAATTCTATTAGCAGTTACTCCTTGTAAATGATATTGAGATTTAAAAGCATTGTTCTCTACCCAGTTTTCAATTAGTTCAGAAAGTAAATCTCCGGATGAATCAACTTCGTCATCCATACTTATGCTTGAACCATCTTCAACACCTATATTAAGTGTAATCGTCCTTCCATTTATAAGAATATCATTAAATTTCTCCTGAATGGTATTTAATAAGTTATCCAATTCAGAATCAACAGCCTTTTCTATTAATTTTTCAAAATTATCCGTATATACTTTAGGGGAATTTGCTACTTTATTAGCCAATGACTCACCTGAGAAAGCATCAAATGCGGTCATAATTACATTCGCACTATTTCCTGATGCAGAATAATTCGGACTGGCTTCTACTTCTATATAAATGTCTGCCCCAGACAGCGCAATAACTTCATCTTTCATATCACTTGCCTGATTCTCCTGTAATGCAGCATTATTATTATTCTGCTTTAGTTTAGCTCTTAAGTCAATAGTATTAACACCTCTTTTATCAAAAGCCTCTTTCACTTTTGTGATCGCTATTCTGACCAATTCGTTATTTTCATACATCTGACGAAGGCTCTGCCCTTCTTTTGCAAAAGGTATGGCCATTATAGTTGGTTGTGCTGTTTTAACATCTTTGACGGCTGTTGATGATGTCTGGCAATTAATATGAATACTATAGAATAATGCTGCAACAAAAAGCAGACTTGCATTAAATTTAATGTTGTTCATAAATTATTTATTTTGTGGTTCTGCGTTCAAATTTAAAGTCCAAATTTTCTTACAATAGACTTATCTTCAAGATACTTTCTTAATGCCTGCAAATCAAATTTTACAGTTTGTAAAATATTCCAATTACTTCCGCTTAATCCTCCATTGCTCCTGTAAGACTGAATTAAAAAATTTCTATATCCCTCTCTTCGTATAAGATTGTCCAACTCAGTTTGTTGACTATTAGTAAGCTGATTTTCATTAGCTATCATAGGATTGTCCTGATTTGAATTAGGAATTCCTCTGTAAAGAATGTTTTCTAAGGCATTTATTTCTGCATAATACACTGCTTTGCCTTCAGATTCGGCAAATCCGTTAGAAGTTATGGTAATTGTATTTTTATCCCCGGAAACAAATTCTACAGCTCCGTTTCTCTGGTAGGGAATGTTCAGTTTTGGTGAACATGATGCTGCTACAAAAATTACTAAAGCAATTATCAGGTTATTTTTCATTTGTTTTTTTTATAATATTTATGTTGAATATTCTATTTTATACAGATTTTTAGAGCTTTATATATGATTTAATTCTTACCTATTAACTCAATTAAGATTTTTTGTTTTTCACTATCGGCTTTAAACAATTCTTTTTCTCCGTCTTTAATTTCAAGCTTAGCCAGATTTATAGAAATAATTTTATCAATTTTACCTTCTGCTATTTTATTTTTGCGTTCTATCACTTCACCTTCAATATCTTCTTTGACGAGTGTAAAAAAACCATATTTTTTTGACAATTCAAAGCCAGCATGATTGTGAACTATTATTTCCTTTATTTTATCTTTTTTAACTTCCGAAGTACGCACCCAATCAATATTGTAAATATCCGGATTGTAATTATACAATATACTTTGAAGCAAGGTAGTTGACACCCCGTTTTTTAATGTTACACCCAGAAATTTTACTTTACTTTCTTCAATACTTAACTTTTTTCCGGTTGAAACCTCTGTTGCATTAATAAATTCTCCACTTTTGGAGAAAAGTATCTGATAGCCTTTTTGTTGCCCCTGTAGATCTTCAATGGAGTAATCTATAAATTTTTCATTTTTTAGTAGTCCTGCAAAATATTTTAATTCAGGTGCATTTCTTTCAACCAAATTGAATACCGGACTTTTTATAACTTCCAATTCATCGCTAAATTCGCAAAACAGACAGCTTTTTTTGAAAGCTACGTTTATAGAAGGAACGGTACTATTATAATCCAATTGGCTTCTTAATCTTGTATTTTCTTCTTTGACGGCATAAAGAACATCTTTATTTATTAATCCCTGAGCTAAATCTTTATTTGCAAAAAATGGAGTTTTAGCTACACAGCTTAACTCTTTTAGTTCATCTATATATACTGAAGCAATTCTTTCATAGTAAACGTATTTACCTTCCTGCCTTTTTGACAAAACATCAAAATTTTCCCCTTTTTGGATATTATTTTTCGACCCGGCGTTGATTTCTACAAATCTGGCTTTCTTTTCTTTAAAGTTGGGTTGAGGAATTATTTCATATAAATCATGGCTCGACGAAATTATATTTTTGGCAAATAAACTTCCATCACCCACTCCTGATTTGATTTTACCCATGTAAAAAGCAGTAAAATTGGGTTCATATTTTTCAGTTACTTTTTTCTCAAGAGATGCATATTTCCTGGGATCAGATTTCTTGATTTTTGCTGGGTCACCACCGAATTCCTTTTCGTAATCCTTAATTTGAATGAAAGATTCCTCGTCTTTTACGAGAGAAATTACTTCTGCCTTGATAATTTGTGATGTTTTGGAGTCAATATATTTAGCAACACAATGGTAGCCACCCGATAACTTAAAATAAGCTGCAGTAGTCTTTCCTGTTGTATCAACATTTAACAGTAAAGAAGGCGTCCTGAATCCACCGGCAGGCTTAAAAAAAATAACTATTTCAGATGGTGATTCAGGTTTTGTATTTAATGTTGAAAATGTAACAGTATTGCTTTTAGAATCCCAATCATAGAGGGATACATCATTTAATTTGGTTATTGCTGTTTTTATTCTTAATGAAACTTCATCGTTATAAACATCCATTTTTCCTAAGTCCTGATACAATGCTGCTTTTACAAAATCATTTGCTTGAGCAGATATCTTTTCCACACTGCAAGTCAGTGTCAATAATAATAGAATTATTATATATTTCATATTTTGATTATTTCTGAATTATTTTAGTCTTTGTATATTATTCTGCTGTAGATTTTCTGATTGCTTGCCAAGAGCGCTGCTACTTCTTTATTACCTTTTTTGATGGTAACAGTTGAAAAATTTTCATCCTGAATTTCTTTAATAATACCCTCACCTATTACAATTTTTCTATTTAACTTCTCACCATCAATATCTTCTTCTTTAAAAATAAATATTTCCAAATAATCTTCTATTAAGACTTTATGTTTTTTACCCATTGCAACTAACACGTCCTTTACCTTATCACCCTTTTGATCAATTGATCTCACAATAGAAAATTTTATCTCAAAGCAATCGAACATCATTTCATGAAGCATATAATGAATTTGCTGTTCTAATTTTTTTACACCAAAAATATTTGAGTCAAGAGTCTTATCACTACTACATTTTATTGTACCTTCATTAATATCGTAAATTTTTATATTTAAAACCTTCTTATCTTCATAAAATATAGCCTTTAAAGAAAGGTCAACACCTTCACTTTTTCCTTGTTCTACAATATAACCATCTATAAAATCTTCAGATTTTTGAAGTTCTTTTTCATTATTTATGAGTGTTAGGTTTTGTCTGTCAATAGCAATAAATTTTTTGTTGTTGGAAAAAAAGTTTAAGCAGTAAGCAGGTACACCACTGACAACAGCATTGGATGAAGATATTTTAAACAACTTTTTAGAATCAATCAGATCAATTCCGTTTATAGAAATTCTCTGTTGTGAATGAATAGGTAACATTAATACTGCTATAAATACTAGAGTTAGTAAATATTTCATAGTCTAAGTTTTTGTTTTAAGTAAATAATTTGTCTGATAAA
The genomic region above belongs to Saprospiraceae bacterium and contains:
- a CDS encoding helix-hairpin-helix domain-containing protein; translated protein: MKRFIFILLLFQAFYSKGQAPADAQSNNLIANIIEDYLETIEAEDFDFNTILENLNYFYEHPLDINRVRDQDLRELIILNEIQIGNFINYRNTFGDFLSIYELQAIPSWDMITIRSVLPFLTIGTSGVSFNLNFKDALSNGNSTLFLKAKRVLETRRGYIPNSDGISPYLGDPNHLYVRYRYEFGQLFRAGFTMEKDPGEQFFRGINKTGFDFYSFFINARNINNTVKEVSLGDYSISLGQGLIMHNDFGGGKSSFVLNVKRGGRMIRPYSSVNEANYFRGGAATLRLNKNLEMGFFGSYRAVNGRVTGDTLDNSDFERFTSLPQDGFHRTLSEIGRKNTINQYDFGGKLQSTFGNLKVSGNVLYTGFDKAFQRDEALYTRFLFAGQNLLNASIDYSYRYRNFTFYGESAMSGNGGLANLHGLLLGLDRKIDIAVVYRNYHPDYQVLNANAFGESTLPINEKGIYLGMEIRPFKNTVISTYIDFWQNPWASFRRDGPGSGREYFVKLSYILRRKLEFYVQYRYEQKLRNSSDDAIIIDFPQEITLHRLRVQLNYKLSKELELRDRVEFSFFDQTKSSRGIMMYQDIIYKPIASPLSFSMRYAVFDINSFDARIYTFENDLLYEFYIPFFQNRGSRYYVNLRYRLARNYTWEFRIGRTYLQNVNEIGSGNERIDGNTRTELKTQLKIRF
- a CDS encoding GNAT family N-acetyltransferase, which produces MFNTGIDNYFYRSAVNEDGSRIREIIFTELRRHGLEPDPDKTDKDLYDIETYYQNDFFGVIVNAENVVLGSFALAGIDSEAAEIRKMYLDKSVQKLGLGKWMLTFLIAQAKSKGFSKVELESASVLRDALKLYKAFGFKEESGINKSLRCDIKMKLSL
- a CDS encoding glycosyltransferase, coding for MTENMNSITAEKPKLLMITSRFPYPLEKGDKLRAFHQIRTLRNHFDIYLVSITDYSVHKNELEVIRPFVKELHIVRITPIQRLKSLIRSILSDLPFQISYFYSKDIHEYIESLVESKKPDHIYCQLARMAEYIKDIPVSKTLDYMDAFGIGMQRRSNVVKFPYSILYRKEALRMVKYEKTIFNSFNNHTIISNQDKIQLEFSGSRSIHVVPNGIDTDFFEMSTYEKKYDISFIGNMGYLPNIEAAEYLVQKILPLLHADTKVLIAGARPDKRIKKLASSQVTIKGWSNDIRQAYGESKVFVAPLWSGTGQQNKILEAMSMGIPCITTSLVNNAILAKENSEILIADDEKTFAEKIVFLLNNAHLQQQISNAGRDFVKQNYSWEHYSQLLCTIFASSK
- the ribB gene encoding 3,4-dihydroxy-2-butanone-4-phosphate synthase codes for the protein MLTEVNELQSTRLNTIEEAIEDIRNGKLLIVVDDEDRENEGDFICAAEKVTPELINFMSKYGRGLICTPIEEERAKELDLDLMVKSNTALHNTAFTVSIDLVGHGCTTGISAYDRSTGIKALINTEIKATDFARPGHIFPLIAKSGGVLRRTGHTEAAVDLARLAGFFPAGVLVEILNEDGSMARLPQLMELSQKLDIKIITIKDLVAFRMQRESLIKKEMETIIETAYGNFKVVAFRQIDTGDIHLAFCSGNNYTGKPTLVRVHSSTETGDIIGMLFDGYAEQLTNSLRMIAKEQNGVLLFMRHSEKYDAILEKLKTLDNDPTNNPVSSNEQRDFGVGAQILHELGVDKIRLISNHKKKRIGLVGYGLEIVENIFLS